From the genome of Triticum aestivum cultivar Chinese Spring chromosome 1A, IWGSC CS RefSeq v2.1, whole genome shotgun sequence:
TTAATGATCTATCTAAGATTAAGAAATAAGACAAGGACTAGGATGTGAGACCTCCTAGTCGGCGCTTCAATGCCGAGCAGCCAATCCATCGCTCatgctcaccccccccccccccttgcatgGGCTGGCCCAACAATGTGAGTAGCTTGGACGCTCTGCCACTTCTTTTGCTTGATTGACCGGTCGACTAGTTGAGTATCCAACGTTGGCCGTTGGCCGTTTGAAAATATAggaatatgaaaaaaaatcataaacttgaAAAAAGATCTTAAATGTGAAAAGGTTCGTGGATTTGAAGAaacttcatgaattttaaaaaaagtcCATGAAGTTTGAGAAATCCTGAATTCGAAAAGGTTCGTAAATATgaaaaagttcattaatttgaaaaaAGACAAAAAGGGAAATAgtttgcaattttgaaaaaaatatgcgAAATTGAAGAGGtttgagaattttaaaattttccaaatttaaAATGAAAATTTTGTTAAATTAAGTTTTTTGCATCTTTGAattaaaaagaaaatgaaaaatggaaaacaaaataaacaaatgaaataaaactggTCGGAAGCTTCTAGAAGCTTATCAAAACTGGTCGATTTAGGGATGTGACACCGCGTACGGTGATGCCTGTAGCAGGGgcttaaggcgccgaataggaaTTGGCCTGAGATGCCTTGGGTGCGGTGTGCAGGAGAGACAAAAAAAAATTCCATGTGACAAGTTTATTTGTGGAAGTTAGTTTACATACTTGTGTTTCAGTTTCCTAAAATATTCTATATTAGATATATATAATATAGAACTCAGATAAGAGCATTATTACTGCTTAAACATTTTCTTTCGTGATTACAATGAGGGGAAAATGAGGTGCTCACATGTGCATCCAGCTTTTTAGCGGTTTATAGATTTATTTATAAAAACCCCAGATTGTCCACAATAGTTAAAACTAACTAATTCTTGATGGAACACATAATTGTCGCAGAAAGGAACGGAATGCAGTACATACAAAATTTGGTCAAAAAATCCCCGCCAAAATTGGTCCAaatcatgcatgcatatataccaTAAAAAACAGCAAACAATAGTGTGCGTTCAAATTTAatgagaattatatgtgcaagcaaaatcATGTGTGCATGCTGAGAAGGAACATTTAGGTTATGGGTTTCGCCGCATGTCGAATAATCAATCCGCTACTTTTTGGTTCATGATCGAGGGGACTTAAGGGTTTTGTTAGGTCATCGCACGCTAGAGAAGGCTCACGAATTAGTCAGTCTATTTTTTTCATTCGTTCGAGgggattttaaggtatgaagtttcaTAATATGGAAGTGAGGTGGGCCTTCTCTTTTCCATGTACAAGCCATCAATATAGTACAAACGGAATTAATTCTACTCCGCTATTTTTCCATTCGTTGATCGACGGGATTTAAGATGTGAAGTTCCACAATACGGGAGTCTTCTCTTTGCCATGCATCTAGCTCATAGTCCTTTTGTAACTAGTTCACGTAGCAATCTATCCATCTAGCTCATGTACTAGActtattttcttttaaaaaataagGTCCTTTTCCAGCTAGCTCATATACCATCTATCCTTCGTCTAGCTTAATTCGTCCATCCTTAATCTAGCCTACTACATGTAGTTTCGCACACATATATAAATTGGTATTACTGTATGTAAAGGAGCAATGTGAGACTCTTTAAAATATTTTTGCCTTATTTCCCAGATAGTTAGTCCGGCTAAGTTGCGTGGACTGTGAAAGGCCCAGGCACCGAAACGACATGTGTTTGTAAGGCACgagtaaaaatccaaaaaaaagacAAGTTAAAGGATCGAACTCACAACCTCAAAGACCTGACAAAGTGCTGCCAGCCAGCAAACAAACACATCCTGCTAACCAATGACCAACACAAATATTTAAGAATATACTATAGCCTCagatttaatttttttgttttttatattcAAATAATAATTATTATGAATTGCCAAATATTCATTGGaagatgaattttttttaaatctcGAACTGTTTtaaaaaatgggaacatttttatTTGAAAATTCCGTACATTTTAGGAAAAACACATTTTTTAAcaggaatattttttaaattcacaaacattttttgaaaacatgaaccttttataaaaacacaaactttttttgaatttttgaacatttttagaaaACGGGAACATGTTTTGAATATTCAGAACAATATTACAAAATGTGTATTTTTTAATGCGGATATGTATTTGTGAACATTTCTCTAAAATAAGAATACTTTTCGACTTTCGAGCATTTTTTAAAATGCTATCTTTTTTTTAAATCTCGATCAATTTtggaaaaacacattttttttaaaaaaaatgggaATTTTTTTCAGTTTAAGAGATCCAGGGTCCTATTCCAGCTAGCTCGCATACCAATTTATCTATCCTTCATCCAACTTAATCCATCCATCCTTCATCCAGTTATTAGTACAGGTAGTTTCGAACATGTATATAAATTGGTACGACTGTATGTAAAGAAGCAATGTGGACTATTTAAAACACTTTTGCCTTGAAGTTATGAACATTTCACTAAaacaagattttttttttgaatttgaaacaTTTCTAACAATGCATTATTTTCAAATCAAACTAtttcagaaaacacatttttttttgaaaatgggatttaaaaaaattgaacaaaTTTTGGAACGAGAACAAAAGTTTAGAGGTTCCAAACAGTTTTCAAAAtgggatttttttgaaattctgaacactTTTCAAAAATTATAACAACAATTGAAATTCCGAAAGTCTTTTGAAAATTTCGAATTAAAAAACCGAAATAAGAAAATTAAAGTTGGAAAATAAAAAAGGAAcatgaaagaaaaagagaaaggaacaaaaatgaaaaacagaaacagaaaaaacaaagaaaggaaaatgggccagcccaatcTTAGGACCCTGTGGGAGGCTGCGACTATTTGCCAGCACATGCGGCAAATATAGTTTTCCCAGCTACGTGGGCAGGAAAATAGTGGGCTGGCTTAGCTGGGCCATAGCACGTGCGGCCCACATACAGAATTCTGGAGAACCGCTTTTGCTTTTCTAACAGACGAACACACAAGAGATCAAGTTGCCCACAAGAGATCAAGTTGTCATCTACTTCTTTTTATTTCTTGTAATATAgtgcatgagtttaggagctcTAATGTAGAAgctcacaatctagcgaagcatgCGTTAAAGTTAGGTGCTGGTCGCCATGTATGGTTAGGCCAGGCAGGAGGTCTTactttcgtccctgtaaacatcgTGACGGGTTAAATAAAAAGCTTCGCGAGattgcctcaaaaaaaaaaacagacgAACACACAAAAATTTGTTACCACCTTGGAAAATAATAATTCAGAAGTGAAAGGATGAGTTAATCGGaaaaacacaccttgctttattagtgtATAAGAGTagataagatatatatatatatacattaacTAATTAATTCTCTATATATCTTGGCATGTTCGAAATATGTCTGTTTTTTCTTGCCATAATGAAACTAAGAATTAATCATCACGAACTATTTGATTTCAAGATGAACTGCCACCCGCGCATCGTTGATTGCAAATTAAACACAGAAATTAATTTAAATCATGTTTTGGTACCGAGACAAATATACTCCATATATACGCTAGTTGGAATACACTATAGTATGCAATATAAGGTCTGGATCTCTATATATAACTAGATGGCGCCccacgcgttgctgcgggaattggcTGCAATATATTTGAATGAGATTTGATTGTGTGGAATATAAATTTTTAGATTAAGAACACATGAACAAAAAAAAATATGACTTATTATAtttgataaaatatttattgaatataagctGAACAATAGAATGATAATTATTTTCCCATGAATGGTTGCATGTGGTGATGGGTCTTTATGATGCATGGTTGCATGTTAATGTGGGCCTTATTCCATTCATAATtatatgatgatgtggcatgcttgcatgttaagataaataggttagtggggattACTCTCTTGGCACGTTTTTTTTGCTGCCATAATGAAACCAAGAATTAATTGATCTCGGCATGAACCGCCACCCATCGCTGATTGCAAATTAAACAAAGAAATTAATTGTAGTCATGTTCTGGGATCTAGACAGATATATATACTCCATATATACGCTAGCTAGAATACACTGTAGTACGCAATATATGGTCTGGATCTCGATATATGTTGGCACGTCCAAAATACGTCTCTATTTTTTTCCTGCCATAATGAAATCAATAATTAGTTGCCGCGATAAATTTGTTCTCAAGATGAACTAGCACCGCACATCGCAGATTGCACATTAAACAAATAAATTAATTTTAATCATGTTCTGGGATGGAGACAGATGTACTGTGTATATACGCTAGCTGGAATACATTGTAGTATGCTATATACGTTATGGATCTTTATATACCTTGGCCTGTTTTTTCCTGCCATAATGAAACCAAGAATTAATTGCCACGATCTATTTGCGCATCGCTGATTGCAAATTAAACAAGGAATCAATTAATTTAAATATTGTTGTGGGATTCAACTATATACACGGCGATTGAGACAGATATACTTCATATATACGATAGTAGCTGTGATCGAGGTTGATATACTTCATATATACGCTAGTAGCTGTGATCGAGGTTGATATACTCTGCTGTAGTAAGTTCGTGAAAATACTTTGATACTCCATATATCATTTGAACACAAAAGATACGCCAGCCAGCGAAATATTTGTTTTTTCCTGGTGGAATTAGAAAGCGGTGCAAGATGGATATTTGCATGTGTGAAGCAGCACCGTTATTAATTACGAATGGACGGCGGAGATCGACCGGCCACCCCTATAAATACCCCTGTACCTTGGCCAGGTACAACCGTACAAGGCACAAACCAAAGCCCCAAGCAGCAAGCAACAGAGCAACCGTAGATTCATAGCCACTGTCATAAGCTCAAGTTTTCTCTCCATGCATGCCTAAACATGTGAAGCTAGTTCATTTGTATCCTTATGCTATTTTCGGTGAAGCATTTCATAAAGTGGTAGATTACCAATTAAGAGAGTGTACCTCTTGCAACAACAACTAGGTACTCTGATGATTGTATCTGTTCCTTCCTTAATTTGTTTCTTCTAACTTTTTTTGCATCATCGCTGGTGCACTATTTTTAATTTGGCTCAATGCATACAAGATCGAGATTGTTAGAGGCGATGCCTAAACCGCGCACTGCCAATATATGTTGCATTGGTTGTTGTTGCCTATGAAACGTGTGCTGATCTTCCCGATGATTTGTAATCGATTAGTTGCAACTAAAATGCACAAACTTGCAGTGTGATTTACTGATCATTAAAATTATGGTTCTCATGTCGATTATTCTTGTAACACTCTCCTTGAAAAAAGTATTAGCTAGGTGTGTATCAGATATAATTAATCTCCTTATTAATTCTGTTTGCAGTTACTTTAGCTAGCTGATCATGGCATCATCCCTCAAGGCACTGCTTGTTGAGGATACTGCGGTTGACAGCATGGTTCTCTCCTTCATGCTACGCAGATTTCACTGTGAGGTCATCCTGGCTAAGAATGGGAAAGAAGCTGTTGATATGTTCCTTGAGGGTAACAAGTTTGACATTGTTGTGTGTGATAAGGACATGCCCATAATGACCGGTCCTGAGGTATCTACTTGAGTTAATTTACGGTTTCTTTCTTTTACTTTTTTGCTTGAACATAACATACATTGGATGGTCACCTCATCGACACTTGTACATGTTACTCCATATAGGCAATCATGAAGATCCGTGCTATGGGAGCCACCGATGTGAAGATCGTCGGGGTGTCCGCTGATGATAACGCCATGGAGGCGTTCATGAGTGCCGGTGCTGATGAATTTGTGCCCAAACCAATGAGGATTGAGGTTCAGGAGGTCATCAGCAAGAAGAATAATTAGTGACGCTTGCTCGATCCAGCCATGGAGGAATAAATTAAGCTAGCTCATATACTATGAATGTTATTTTTTGCAAGGGATATACCATGAATGTTTGATAGCTTTAATTTGCTTTGCATTATATTATTGTCGTGTTGTCATTTTAGTTTCAAGGTCATGTTAAAGGCCGGGGTTGATAAGCAAAAATGAACAAGCAGAGGGGCTACCAGTAATGAGATAGTTGAAATCAATGTAATGTGTAACCTTTTGAATTTAATCTATTACTTCTCGCTAATTTGTGCTTCAGGGTGTGCGCCATGTGCAAGTGTTCCAGAGGCAAGTTATTTGACACACAATTAATTTGATAATTGTTTCACGGATTGGATTTCTCTTGTTAGCATGGTACGTCTAACTAACGCCACCTGTGAAGCTAAGCATACCGCATGCGTGCACGTAATTTCTTTCTAGAAACATGAAATGagccatgcatatatatatatttcaaCTGATCCAAAAGTCTTTGCCTTCTCGAGCTTCCATCTGGCATACGCCTCATGCTCCTCCAAGTCTATCTGCTCTCTCTCAAGTTGTAACTTGTTGGTCACCCTCTCCCGGCTCCAATCTATCCTCTCTTTTTCACATCCAAGAAGAGCTtgtacatctcctcctccttctcctccatgaTGGCAGACACTTTGCTCGACACAACGTCACGCAAGACCCTGCTTTTATCCCACTTGTTTCCCATCACTTGGTGGTCCCTCTTTGGCACGGTGGCTTGTCCCTCCTCTCCTCCACCTTCCTCATCTTCGTCATCCAATCCAATGGATTGGTGGGAGCTTGAGCCATtgttttttcttcaactttttgCTGTCGTTCTTGAGGTCATAGATGAATTTTTGCCAGTTTGGTTTCCCATTCAATTTCAACCAACAATGGCACATAGTGAATGACTTCCCCTTGATTTGTTGGTACAAAACCTCATCTAGCAAACAAGAATCACTCATGAGAATGCAGCAAAAAAAGCTAGCATAATGATGTTAAAACGAAGCAAGTCACCTTACACGACTCTTGATTCCAATGCCACTTTGTTTCCGGCTAACCACGGAAGAATAGTGGCCGCAAAACTTGTTCACACTCTCTTGGATGATCGACCATCTATGTTGGAGAGAGGTCTCATTGCAGGTGGTATGGTTAGGGATCGACTCCACATATTCCTCGTGTTGATGGTAATCTTGTGAATCTTTCCCCAATACTTATTTCCCTTTTGCTTGGTCCCATATATAGGGTGTTCATACTTGTGGCCAACCAAGCTTCACACAACAAAACATCTCATGAATTGAGAACGTCACACGTATTCCTTGAACATCTTTTTTTGTTTAGAGTGGTTGGCGTTTGCCTGACATCATACATAGAAGAGGTATCACCCAAGTCATAATGCATATGATATTGACCGTCATTGATCATGTATGTCATGATAACCTCCTAAAATGGTCATGATCACAAATAAACTAACACTACTAGagaaaaagcctagcagcagcgcgggttttaggcctatcagtagcgctgggcgatgcgctactgataaggcgctacagctaacgtatagcagtagcgtgcctccgaccacgctactgctaaatcgacttagtagtagcgacttcccagaggagcgctactggtaattagtagtagcgcttctccctgcccgcgttacaactattatttcgtattttatttcttttttatttcatgttgtatttgtacacctttacacaagttttcatacaacaggaatttagaaattgtttttacatcataatgagttattacatcacggggtgaaagaaccatggactagtttcaagtggatggacatccacttgaaactaatctgcgatTCTTTCACCcgatgatataataaatatcatcatcatcatcatcatatcattaacaacttatcatcataatacatcattgtcatataacacctcctcaagatcatcgttttcatcaatgagacatcacatagcaaattggtcactaggcgtaatcacaagtactcctcatcatcaactctaacacattgtatcacataataaacatattgtacctcataggacctagtacattctcttaggacctactgtaagtgcatctagtgccacccctagttggttttggagtattgacgacaaacctagttgagggactaatgtgtttgtgagaattgcaggataacacaggtagaagtccctcattgattcggttttactaccagagatgacccctaaaaatgtatgaagacattgaagtcaaaggtggtatatgaagatattcacattgaagactatgacaagagaagacacgatatgaagcctatggagc
Proteins encoded in this window:
- the LOC123183691 gene encoding two-component response regulator ORR42, with product MASSLKALLVEDTAVDSMVLSFMLRRFHCEVILAKNGKEAVDMFLEGNKFDIVVCDKDMPIMTGPEAIMKIRAMGATDVKIVGVSADDNAMEAFMSAGADEFVPKPMRIEVQEVISKKNN